The following coding sequences are from one Paenibacillus tundrae window:
- a CDS encoding galactokinase translates to MNINELKQKFIDKYGESGADIRVFHAPGRVNLIGEHIDYNGGYVLPAALEFGTTLVIREREDNKLQLASTNMSYEGTLTTSSVGEEKTGEWTDYPVGVMVELAGKGVKVTKGYDFLYHGEIPNGAGLSSSASLEVLTGYAIQSLEGVSDIDTVQLALLSQKAENEFVGVNCGIMDQFAVANGAEDHAILLMCDTLEYEKVPFRTGSYKLIIGNTNKRRGLVDSAYNERRSQCEQALAILKEQLPALNYLAQLTPEQFVTLQDQITDEKVRQRAQHVVEENARVLASVEALRENDLVTFGKLMNASHESLRSLYEVSCEELDVMVEEAQRIPGTLGARMTGAGFGGCTVSLVHEDDVKRFVSEVGAAYEARTSLKGEFYVCGVGDGVKELKEAK, encoded by the coding sequence GTGAACATAAATGAATTGAAACAAAAGTTTATCGATAAGTACGGAGAAAGTGGAGCGGACATCCGTGTATTTCATGCCCCTGGGCGTGTGAATCTGATCGGTGAGCATATCGATTACAACGGCGGATACGTCCTTCCGGCAGCACTTGAATTTGGTACAACATTGGTTATTCGGGAGCGAGAGGACAACAAGCTGCAACTGGCCTCCACGAACATGTCCTACGAAGGAACGTTGACCACTTCTTCTGTTGGAGAAGAGAAAACAGGTGAATGGACGGACTATCCTGTTGGTGTCATGGTTGAGCTTGCAGGCAAAGGTGTGAAGGTAACGAAAGGGTACGACTTCCTATACCACGGCGAAATTCCTAATGGCGCAGGACTTTCATCGTCTGCTTCATTGGAAGTTCTCACCGGATATGCGATTCAATCATTAGAAGGCGTGTCCGATATCGATACGGTGCAGCTAGCATTGCTGTCACAGAAGGCGGAGAATGAATTTGTTGGTGTCAACTGCGGAATTATGGATCAGTTTGCTGTTGCCAACGGTGCAGAGGATCATGCGATTCTGCTGATGTGTGATACTCTGGAATACGAGAAGGTGCCTTTCCGTACAGGTTCCTATAAACTGATTATTGGTAACACGAACAAACGTCGTGGTTTGGTGGATTCGGCTTATAATGAACGTCGTTCCCAATGCGAGCAGGCACTTGCCATTTTGAAGGAACAGCTGCCTGCACTGAATTACCTGGCGCAATTGACGCCAGAGCAGTTCGTAACACTTCAAGATCAGATTACAGATGAGAAAGTGAGACAGCGTGCACAGCACGTCGTCGAAGAAAATGCACGTGTACTGGCATCGGTAGAGGCTTTGCGCGAGAACGACCTCGTTACCTTTGGCAAACTGATGAATGCTTCTCATGAATCGCTTCGTTCTTTGTATGAAGTAAGCTGCGAAGAACTGGATGTCATGGTGGAAGAAGCTCAGCGGATTCCAGGTACACTTGGTGCTCGGATGACGGGTGCAGGATTCGGCGGTTGCACCGTATCTCTGGTACATGAAGATGATGTAAAGCGTTTTGTTAGTGAAGTTGGGGCAGCGTATGAAGCACGTACGAGCCTCAAAGGTGAGTTTTATGTGTGCGGAGTAGGCGACGGTGTTAAAGAATTGAAGGAGGCGAAGTAA
- a CDS encoding NAD-dependent protein deacylase produces MNATEQLVSWIQKSTKIVFFGGAGTSTESGIPDFRSAAGLYQTEQHSPYPPEELLSRHFFDQHADIFYDFYRGKMLHPQAEPNGCHRLLARLENEGRLQAVITQNIDGLHQKAGSKNVLELHGSVHRNACMDCKRFHSLDDIIRSQDIVPRCISCGGVVKPDVVLYEEELDQNTLYLSVDAISTADLLLVGGTSLTVQPAAQLITYFQGKHTVLLNATPTAYDHQADLLITEPIGEVMNTVDQLLG; encoded by the coding sequence ATGAACGCAACGGAACAATTGGTCTCTTGGATTCAGAAAAGTACGAAAATTGTCTTTTTCGGCGGGGCAGGGACTTCAACAGAAAGCGGAATTCCCGACTTTCGTTCTGCCGCAGGCCTGTATCAAACGGAGCAGCATTCACCTTATCCACCGGAGGAACTGCTGAGCCGTCATTTTTTTGATCAGCACGCGGATATCTTCTACGATTTTTATCGCGGGAAGATGCTCCATCCACAAGCCGAGCCGAATGGCTGCCATCGATTGCTTGCACGCTTGGAGAATGAAGGGCGTCTGCAAGCGGTAATCACGCAAAATATCGACGGTTTACATCAGAAGGCTGGTAGTAAGAACGTGCTTGAATTGCATGGATCTGTTCATCGCAATGCATGTATGGATTGTAAACGATTCCACTCGCTTGATGATATTATTCGTTCTCAAGATATCGTTCCCCGCTGTATCTCCTGCGGCGGGGTAGTCAAGCCAGATGTGGTGCTGTACGAAGAGGAGTTGGATCAGAATACGCTGTATCTCTCAGTGGATGCGATCTCTACAGCGGACTTATTGTTGGTGGGGGGAACATCACTCACGGTACAGCCTGCAGCCCAACTTATTACGTACTTTCAAGGCAAGCATACTGTGCTGCTTAACGCTACACCTACCGCGTATGATCATCAGGCTGATTTACTGATTACTGAACCGATCGGTGAGGTAATGAATACTGTGGACCAGCTTCTGGGTTAG
- a CDS encoding MSMEG_1061 family FMN-dependent PPOX-type flavoprotein, whose translation MEKQALNIPLITDAKELQSMVGEPHEHVRNKAISYVDSHVQNFVSMSPLFFLSTSDQDGNSDVSPRGDEAGFVKVLDPYRLVYPERPGNRRIDSLINILSNPGVGMLFLIPGMNEVLRINGTASITKDAEFIESMNWNGKTIGAAVIVDVEECFIHCPRAFKQAGLWDSETWTQSEELPSSTEMFRAHLQINGLL comes from the coding sequence TTGGAAAAGCAGGCATTGAATATTCCGTTGATCACAGATGCAAAGGAATTGCAAAGCATGGTGGGGGAACCACATGAACATGTACGTAATAAGGCAATCTCCTATGTAGATTCGCATGTTCAGAATTTTGTATCCATGTCACCCTTGTTTTTCTTATCTACGTCCGATCAAGATGGGAACAGCGATGTATCTCCCCGGGGCGATGAAGCCGGATTTGTGAAAGTGTTAGATCCATACCGTTTAGTATATCCCGAACGGCCAGGTAATCGCCGTATTGACTCATTAATTAACATATTATCTAACCCAGGAGTGGGCATGCTTTTCTTGATTCCAGGTATGAACGAAGTGCTGCGCATCAATGGGACAGCCTCCATTACCAAGGATGCAGAATTTATTGAGAGCATGAATTGGAACGGTAAAACGATTGGTGCAGCTGTTATTGTCGATGTGGAGGAATGCTTTATCCATTGTCCACGTGCCTTTAAACAGGCAGGGTTATGGGATTCCGAAACTTGGACACAATCAGAGGAATTGCCTTCCTCTACTGAAATGTTCCGAGCGCATTTGCAGATTAATGGGTTGTTATAA
- a CDS encoding protease: MESIYWGCLIGGAIFAVVSLVLGDLIDGLLDGAFELPGVDFFKPVVLAGSITAFGGAGIMLTRYSSVSAMTGLILSLLIGIAAAMLVFFAYIKPMRNSDVSIGFSMKDLSGKIGEITIPVPEKGFGEVMIRFASGSTIQTASSFEHRPIAAGARVVIIDVVDGVLRVSEWEDDVLKDV, encoded by the coding sequence ATGGAGTCAATCTATTGGGGCTGTCTCATCGGCGGTGCCATATTTGCGGTCGTGAGTCTTGTGCTAGGTGACTTAATTGATGGCTTGCTGGATGGAGCCTTCGAGCTACCTGGTGTTGATTTTTTCAAACCCGTTGTGTTGGCTGGTTCCATTACAGCTTTTGGCGGGGCAGGCATTATGCTGACACGTTATAGCTCGGTAAGTGCGATGACGGGTCTAATATTATCCCTGCTAATAGGTATTGCTGCAGCTATGCTGGTATTTTTTGCATATATCAAACCGATGCGTAATAGCGATGTCTCTATTGGATTCTCGATGAAGGATCTATCAGGCAAAATTGGAGAGATTACGATTCCGGTGCCGGAAAAAGGATTTGGTGAAGTGATGATCCGTTTCGCCTCTGGCAGTACAATTCAAACGGCATCCAGTTTTGAACATCGTCCCATTGCGGCGGGAGCGCGTGTTGTTATTATTGATGTAGTAGATGGTGTGTTACGAGTGTCGGAATGGGAAGATGATGTACTTAAAGATGTATAA
- a CDS encoding AraC family transcriptional regulator has protein sequence MTESRSEQTPNPLNTKLQETSGKSGALSYSVASNPVYYERGALHVLFAGASQTLPGHALGPKLYDYYLLHYVEKGAGTFRTELHSYELAAGDCFLIHPGQLVSYQSNARNPWQYRWIAYTGTQASQHTEAAGFRPEKSVFHAGTACGIADWLSVMQEAFAQRKESSHFTSLGTLYMILAEAQNHLAEDQTLIPGESSIRRTVKQMIQYMSTQYAYPVSIEQMSASLGYNRAYLSRIFKQETGLTPVTYLLKLRIDKSRQLLRERPDLSIEQISDSVGIADALYFSKQFKRFHGEAPSLYRENILSRSNGAKKT, from the coding sequence ATGACTGAGTCCCGATCGGAGCAGACCCCAAACCCGCTAAACACGAAGCTTCAAGAGACGTCGGGCAAAAGTGGTGCTCTTAGTTATTCGGTGGCCTCTAATCCCGTATATTATGAAAGAGGCGCACTACATGTCCTGTTTGCAGGAGCAAGTCAGACGTTACCTGGACACGCACTTGGACCGAAATTGTATGATTATTACCTGCTACATTATGTAGAGAAGGGTGCCGGTACATTCCGTACAGAACTGCATTCATACGAGTTAGCCGCAGGAGACTGCTTCCTCATTCACCCTGGACAATTGGTAAGCTATCAATCCAATGCACGTAATCCTTGGCAATATCGATGGATCGCCTATACGGGAACTCAAGCGAGCCAGCATACGGAAGCTGCTGGGTTTCGCCCAGAGAAATCTGTATTTCATGCCGGGACGGCATGCGGCATTGCGGACTGGCTGTCTGTGATGCAGGAGGCTTTTGCCCAGCGCAAGGAAAGCTCTCATTTTACCTCTCTGGGCACACTGTATATGATTCTCGCCGAAGCGCAAAATCACCTTGCTGAAGATCAAACTTTAATTCCAGGTGAATCTTCCATACGCCGAACGGTCAAACAGATGATCCAATACATGTCGACGCAATATGCCTATCCAGTCTCCATTGAACAGATGTCAGCCAGTCTAGGTTATAATCGCGCCTATCTATCGCGTATATTCAAACAAGAAACCGGCTTAACTCCGGTAACGTATCTACTCAAGCTACGCATTGATAAATCGCGGCAGTTACTCCGCGAACGACCAGACCTATCGATTGAACAGATCTCTGACTCTGTAGGGATTGCGGATGCGCTATACTTCTCCAAACAGTTCAAACGATTTCACGGTGAAGCCCCTAGTCTATACAGGGAGAACATACTCTCGAGAAGTAACGGAGCCAAGAAAACATAA
- a CDS encoding iron-containing alcohol dehydrogenase, which produces MRSFQFYNPTRLIFGKGQLEALKTEVPKYGKRVLLVYGGGSIKRSGLYDQVIGLLGEIGAEVTELAGVEPNPRLSTVHKGVDLCKTNNIDLVLAVGGGSVLDCAKAIAVGAKYDGDMWDFAQRKAVAQDALPLGTVLTMAATGSEMNSGSVITNQDTQEKLGWGSAYSFPAFSILDPVNTYTVPRDQTVYGMVDMMSHVLEHYFHLDANTPVQLGFCETILRTVMDAAPRLVDDLENYELRETILYCGTMALNGVLNMGLAGDWATHNIEHAVSAVYDIPHGGGLAILFPHWMKHNLDVNVDRFKRLATNVFDVNPEGKSDRQVAEEGIEALSQFWTSIGAPNRLADYDIDDSQIDVMADKAMLFGPFGNFKKLQREDVVSIYKASL; this is translated from the coding sequence ATGAGATCTTTTCAATTTTATAATCCAACCCGCTTGATTTTCGGTAAAGGACAACTAGAAGCGTTGAAAACGGAAGTTCCGAAATACGGCAAACGGGTTTTGCTTGTATATGGTGGCGGTAGCATCAAACGTAGTGGCTTGTATGATCAAGTCATCGGCTTGCTGGGCGAAATTGGTGCAGAAGTAACTGAATTGGCGGGCGTAGAGCCTAACCCACGTCTTTCGACAGTTCACAAAGGGGTAGACCTTTGCAAAACGAATAACATTGACCTCGTACTGGCTGTTGGTGGCGGTAGTGTACTCGACTGTGCCAAAGCAATCGCTGTTGGTGCGAAGTATGACGGCGATATGTGGGACTTTGCACAGCGTAAAGCAGTAGCACAAGATGCTCTTCCGCTTGGTACAGTGTTGACGATGGCAGCTACAGGTTCCGAGATGAACTCCGGTTCCGTTATTACGAATCAAGATACACAGGAGAAATTAGGATGGGGTAGTGCGTATTCATTCCCAGCATTCTCAATCCTTGATCCAGTCAATACATATACGGTGCCTCGTGATCAAACGGTCTATGGCATGGTTGATATGATGTCGCACGTGCTTGAGCACTATTTCCATCTAGATGCCAATACACCTGTACAGCTCGGATTCTGTGAAACAATTCTTCGTACAGTAATGGATGCAGCACCTCGCCTCGTCGATGATCTTGAAAATTACGAGCTGCGTGAAACGATCCTGTACTGCGGAACGATGGCATTGAACGGCGTTCTTAACATGGGTCTTGCAGGTGACTGGGCAACACATAACATTGAGCACGCGGTATCCGCTGTGTATGATATCCCACATGGTGGCGGACTCGCAATCCTGTTCCCGCACTGGATGAAGCATAATCTGGATGTGAATGTGGATCGATTCAAGCGTCTGGCTACTAACGTGTTCGATGTGAATCCTGAAGGTAAATCGGACAGACAGGTAGCTGAAGAAGGCATTGAAGCACTGAGCCAGTTCTGGACGTCCATTGGAGCGCCTAACCGTTTGGCTGATTATGATATCGATGACAGCCAAATCGATGTAATGGCCGATAAAGCAATGTTGTTTGGTCCATTCGGTAACTTCAAAAAACTGCAACGTGAAGATGTTGTATCCATCTACAAAGCTTCTCTGTAA
- a CDS encoding flotillin family protein: MDLNWDVLLIPVVVVGVILILGLAFWARYKTVGPDEAMIVTGSFLGNKNISEDESGRKIKIVRGGGAFILPVFQQSEFISLLSHKLDVSTPEVYTEQGVPVIADGVAIIKVGGAVEDVATAAEQFIGKPVESLRGEAQEVLEGHLRAILGTMTVEEVYRNRDRFAQEVQGVAARDLKKMGLQIVSFTIKDVRDKQGYLDALGKPRIAAVKRDAEIAEAEAMRDARIQKANAEEQGQKAELLRDTNIAEAAKEKELKVAAFKRDQDTAKAEADQAYHIHEARARQTVVEEQMKVELVRKEREIDLQEKEITVREKQYDAEVKKKAEADRYAVEQAAEADKAKRMREADAVQYSIETQAKATAEQKRLEGQAVADAERAKGTADAEVIRLRGLAEAEAKEKLAEAFQKFGEAAVLDIIVKMLPELAGKIAEPISSIDKLTVVDTGKGEGATRVSNYVTELMATAPEMLKSVSGIDVEQLIKGLTKTKTAAPVAVQQSESATTPSIVDKIVEKTRADE, encoded by the coding sequence ATGGATTTGAATTGGGATGTATTGTTGATTCCGGTTGTTGTGGTTGGTGTAATTTTGATTCTGGGTTTGGCGTTCTGGGCAAGATACAAAACGGTTGGACCAGACGAAGCGATGATTGTTACGGGTTCATTCCTGGGTAACAAGAATATTTCTGAAGATGAGTCAGGTCGAAAGATTAAAATCGTTCGTGGTGGCGGTGCATTTATTCTGCCTGTATTCCAGCAATCCGAGTTTATCTCATTGTTGTCTCACAAATTGGATGTCTCCACACCAGAGGTTTACACCGAGCAGGGTGTACCGGTTATTGCAGACGGTGTCGCGATCATCAAAGTTGGAGGCGCTGTAGAAGACGTTGCTACCGCAGCTGAGCAATTCATTGGTAAACCAGTAGAATCGCTTAGAGGCGAAGCGCAGGAAGTATTAGAGGGGCATTTGCGGGCTATCCTCGGTACAATGACTGTAGAAGAAGTATATCGGAACCGTGATCGGTTCGCACAAGAAGTTCAAGGCGTAGCGGCAAGAGATCTGAAGAAGATGGGTCTACAGATTGTTTCATTTACCATCAAAGATGTTCGGGATAAGCAAGGTTATCTAGATGCCCTCGGTAAACCAAGAATTGCTGCCGTTAAGCGTGATGCTGAGATCGCAGAAGCCGAAGCAATGCGGGATGCTCGTATTCAGAAGGCAAATGCGGAGGAACAAGGACAAAAGGCAGAATTGCTACGTGATACCAATATCGCTGAAGCTGCGAAGGAGAAGGAACTGAAAGTTGCGGCATTTAAGCGTGATCAGGATACAGCCAAAGCCGAAGCCGATCAGGCGTATCATATTCATGAAGCTCGTGCTAGACAAACGGTAGTAGAAGAGCAGATGAAAGTTGAATTGGTTCGTAAAGAACGCGAAATTGACTTGCAGGAAAAAGAAATTACCGTTCGTGAGAAGCAATATGATGCTGAAGTGAAGAAAAAAGCAGAAGCAGATCGTTACGCTGTAGAGCAGGCTGCCGAAGCAGACAAAGCGAAAAGAATGCGTGAAGCAGATGCGGTGCAATACTCGATTGAGACTCAAGCGAAGGCAACTGCAGAACAGAAACGTCTCGAAGGTCAGGCTGTGGCAGATGCAGAGCGGGCTAAAGGTACAGCGGATGCTGAAGTTATCCGTCTGCGTGGTCTTGCCGAAGCAGAAGCAAAAGAGAAGCTGGCTGAGGCCTTCCAAAAGTTTGGCGAAGCAGCCGTGCTCGATATCATTGTCAAAATGCTGCCTGAACTGGCTGGCAAAATTGCAGAGCCAATCTCATCCATTGATAAATTGACAGTGGTAGATACTGGTAAGGGTGAAGGGGCAACACGGGTTAGTAACTATGTAACTGAACTGATGGCAACAGCACCAGAGATGCTCAAAAGTGTGTCCGGAATTGATGTTGAACAGTTGATTAAAGGTCTTACCAAAACCAAAACAGCTGCACCAGTTGCTGTACAACAGAGCGAATCTGCAACGACTCCGTCCATCGTAGATAAAATTGTGGAAAAAACGAGAGCTGACGAGTAA
- the mgrA gene encoding L-glyceraldehyde 3-phosphate reductase translates to MVYVASDTRYEVMKYNRVGRSGLKLPAISLGLWHNFGGINNAENGRNMITRSFDLGITHFDLANNYGPPAGSAEQLFGQVLAQDLKPYRDELIISTKAGYYMWPGPYGEWGSRKNLVSSLNQSLKRMGLDYVDIFYSHRYDPETPLEETMMALDHIVRSGKALYVGISNYPAEQTKQAAEILKGLGTPLLIHQPKYSMLDRWIEDGLQDVLEEYGAGSIAFCPLAQGLLTNKYLNGIPEDSRAKGPSVFLNENNISPETLRKVRALNQIAAARGQSLAQFALAWVLRSGKVTSALIGASRPAQIEENVAALSQLDFSTEELERIESILRPEHGDKQ, encoded by the coding sequence ATGGTCTACGTGGCCAGCGATACACGCTACGAGGTAATGAAATATAATCGAGTTGGGCGTTCCGGATTGAAACTGCCAGCTATTTCACTTGGACTTTGGCATAATTTCGGTGGTATTAATAATGCAGAGAATGGACGCAACATGATTACGCGTTCATTTGATCTAGGTATTACACACTTTGACCTTGCCAACAATTATGGACCTCCAGCTGGATCAGCAGAGCAATTGTTTGGACAGGTGCTGGCACAGGATCTGAAGCCCTATCGAGACGAGCTTATCATCTCCACCAAGGCTGGATATTATATGTGGCCTGGGCCTTATGGCGAATGGGGCTCCCGCAAAAATCTCGTATCTAGTCTGAATCAGAGTCTGAAACGGATGGGACTCGATTATGTCGATATTTTCTATTCCCATCGCTATGATCCGGAAACACCACTGGAAGAAACGATGATGGCTCTTGACCATATCGTGCGTTCGGGTAAAGCACTCTATGTAGGGATCTCGAATTACCCTGCAGAACAGACCAAGCAAGCCGCAGAAATTCTGAAGGGACTAGGGACACCGCTTTTAATTCATCAACCTAAATATTCGATGTTGGATCGCTGGATTGAAGATGGGTTACAGGATGTACTAGAGGAATATGGTGCGGGTAGTATCGCCTTTTGTCCACTTGCTCAAGGGTTGCTCACGAACAAGTACCTGAATGGAATTCCTGAGGATTCTCGTGCAAAAGGGCCGTCTGTATTTCTAAATGAAAATAACATCTCGCCAGAGACGCTGCGAAAAGTTCGTGCGCTTAATCAGATTGCGGCTGCGCGTGGTCAAAGTCTGGCTCAGTTCGCACTCGCTTGGGTACTACGGAGTGGCAAAGTGACTTCTGCATTAATCGGTGCAAGTCGTCCTGCTCAGATTGAGGAGAATGTGGCAGCGCTAAGCCAACTGGATTTCTCTACCGAGGAATTGGAGCGCATTGAATCCATCCTTCGTCCTGAGCATGGTGATAAGCAATAA
- the galE gene encoding UDP-glucose 4-epimerase GalE produces the protein MAILVTGGAGYIGSHTVAALLERGEEVVVLDNLQTGHREALLGGKLYEGDLRDKAILKKLFAENSIDAVIHFAANSLVGESMTAPVKYYDNNVFGTLCLLEAMNEANVRKIVFSSTAATYGEPEKVPIEESDRTEPTNVYGETKLMMERMMSWFDKVQDIKYVSLRYFNAAGAHDSGKIGEDHQPESHLIPLVLQTALKQRSHIAVFGDDYDTEDGTCIRDYIHVSDLADAHLRAVDYLRKGESSNVFNLGNGTGFSVKQVIETAKKVTGLDIPVVQEPRRAGDPAVLVASSAKARSVLGWNPTRTNLEDVIQSAWGWHQSHPNGYGKN, from the coding sequence ATGGCAATTTTGGTGACAGGTGGAGCAGGATATATTGGTTCGCATACGGTAGCGGCTTTGTTGGAACGTGGTGAAGAGGTTGTTGTTCTGGATAACTTGCAAACAGGGCATCGCGAAGCATTGCTTGGCGGTAAGTTGTATGAAGGGGATCTTCGTGACAAAGCGATTCTGAAGAAGCTGTTCGCAGAGAACTCGATTGACGCAGTTATTCACTTTGCAGCGAACTCCTTGGTAGGCGAGAGCATGACAGCTCCGGTTAAATACTATGACAACAATGTCTTCGGTACATTGTGCTTGCTGGAAGCAATGAACGAAGCGAATGTGCGTAAGATTGTGTTCTCCTCTACAGCAGCAACCTACGGTGAGCCTGAAAAGGTGCCGATCGAAGAGAGCGACCGTACAGAGCCAACCAACGTATACGGCGAAACAAAGCTCATGATGGAGCGCATGATGTCTTGGTTCGATAAAGTACAGGATATCAAATATGTATCCCTGCGTTACTTCAATGCAGCCGGCGCTCATGACAGTGGCAAAATCGGTGAAGATCACCAACCGGAAAGTCACTTGATCCCACTCGTGTTGCAAACAGCACTGAAACAACGTTCACATATCGCTGTGTTTGGTGACGATTATGACACTGAGGACGGAACATGTATCCGTGACTACATTCACGTAAGCGACCTTGCAGATGCGCATTTGCGGGCTGTAGATTACCTTCGTAAAGGCGAAAGCAGCAACGTGTTTAACCTGGGTAACGGTACAGGATTCTCGGTTAAACAAGTCATCGAAACAGCTAAGAAAGTAACTGGATTGGATATTCCGGTCGTACAAGAGCCACGTCGTGCAGGTGACCCAGCAGTTCTGGTTGCTTCGTCTGCTAAAGCAAGATCCGTACTGGGCTGGAACCCAACACGTACCAACCTGGAAGATGTCATTCAGAGCGCTTGGGGCTGGCACCAATCCCACCCTAATGGCTACGGGAAAAACTAG
- a CDS encoding UDP-glucose--hexose-1-phosphate uridylyltransferase, producing the protein MSQTHNAAGATERTPEQQEALHAIECLVAFALHNKLIEEADWDYSRNLLLEQFGFSEPYAGALDNTVPDGPQAMLDTLIDYGFTIGLIPENTDTYRDLLDAKIMGHLMARPSEVVRAFRHTEQTEGIEAATKQFYELSIHSNYIRMDRIAKNVYWTQDTAYGDMEITINLSKPEKSPKEIAMAKLLPPPVYPKCQLCRENVGYAGRVNHPARQNLRVIPLELNGEPWLFQYSPYVYYNEHCIIFHHDHVPMKLTKDTLRRLLAFVGEYPHYFIGSNADLPIVGGSILTHDHFQGGRHTFAIQNAQPEAVFRHADAPGLTLSLVKWPMSVMRLASHDPAELLEAGNAVYEAWKVYSDSTVDIEAFSDVDGEQIPHNTVTPIVRRSADGGYEMDLVLRNNRTNDVHPEGIFHPHREMHHLKKENIGLIEVMGLAILPGRLKEELDGIANILAGDNELAEAAQAVDHDLNKHLRWTEELKQSHGANLTKEEAVTLVQQQVGLKFAEILEHAGVYKHDEAGRQAFRRFVTSMGYTE; encoded by the coding sequence ATGTCACAGACTCATAATGCAGCAGGTGCCACAGAGCGGACACCCGAGCAGCAGGAAGCACTGCATGCCATTGAATGTCTGGTTGCATTTGCTCTGCACAATAAGCTGATTGAAGAAGCAGATTGGGATTATAGCCGTAATCTCTTGCTGGAACAGTTCGGATTCTCGGAACCTTATGCTGGAGCATTAGATAATACTGTACCCGATGGTCCACAGGCCATGTTGGATACATTGATTGATTATGGATTCACCATTGGTCTTATCCCTGAAAATACAGATACGTACCGTGATTTGTTGGATGCTAAAATTATGGGCCATCTTATGGCTCGCCCATCAGAGGTTGTTCGTGCTTTCCGTCATACGGAGCAGACCGAAGGCATTGAGGCAGCAACCAAGCAATTTTACGAGCTGTCGATTCACTCTAACTATATCCGGATGGATCGGATCGCGAAGAACGTTTACTGGACACAGGATACGGCTTACGGCGATATGGAGATTACCATCAATCTTTCGAAACCGGAGAAAAGTCCGAAAGAAATCGCAATGGCGAAATTGCTGCCACCACCGGTCTATCCGAAATGTCAGTTGTGTCGTGAAAATGTAGGTTATGCGGGCCGGGTGAACCATCCCGCTCGTCAAAATCTGCGTGTGATTCCGTTGGAGCTGAACGGTGAGCCTTGGTTGTTCCAATACTCGCCATATGTGTACTACAACGAGCACTGCATTATTTTCCATCATGATCATGTACCGATGAAACTAACCAAAGACACGCTGCGCAGACTGCTTGCTTTTGTTGGGGAGTACCCACATTACTTTATCGGCTCTAACGCCGATCTTCCAATCGTAGGTGGCTCAATCCTGACGCATGATCATTTCCAAGGTGGACGTCATACATTTGCGATCCAGAATGCACAGCCAGAGGCAGTATTCCGTCACGCTGATGCACCTGGACTTACGCTGAGTCTCGTGAAATGGCCGATGTCTGTTATGCGACTAGCTTCCCACGATCCAGCAGAGCTACTTGAAGCGGGTAACGCTGTATATGAAGCATGGAAGGTCTACAGTGATTCCACAGTGGATATTGAAGCTTTCAGTGATGTGGACGGAGAACAAATACCACATAACACAGTAACCCCAATTGTTCGTCGTAGTGCAGACGGTGGTTATGAGATGGATCTTGTCCTACGTAACAACCGGACGAATGATGTGCATCCTGAAGGTATTTTCCACCCGCATCGTGAGATGCATCACCTGAAGAAGGAGAACATCGGACTTATTGAAGTCATGGGTCTTGCGATTCTGCCAGGGCGTCTGAAAGAAGAGTTGGACGGCATTGCTAATATTTTGGCAGGAGACAACGAGCTGGCCGAGGCAGCACAGGCTGTGGATCATGATTTGAACAAGCATCTGCGCTGGACCGAAGAATTGAAGCAGAGCCACGGTGCTAACCTAACCAAAGAGGAAGCCGTTACGCTTGTGCAGCAACAAGTTGGTTTGAAATTTGCTGAGATTCTAGAACATGCAGGTGTGTACAAACATGATGAAGCTGGACGTCAGGCGTTCCGTCGTTTTGTAACTAGCATGGGGTATACCGAATAA